In Delphinus delphis chromosome 11, mDelDel1.2, whole genome shotgun sequence, one genomic interval encodes:
- the MGST1 gene encoding microsomal glutathione S-transferase 1 isoform X2 has protein sequence MVDLTHLMENEVFMAFASYTTIVLSKMMFMSTATAFYRLTRKVFANPEDCATFGKGEIAKKYLRTDDRVERVRRFIEI, from the exons ATGGTCGACCTCACGCATCTAATGGAGAATGAAGTATTCATGGCCTTTGCCTCCTACACAACGATTGTTCTTTCAAAAATGATGTTTATGAGCACTGCAACTGCATTCTATAGATTGACAAGAAAG GTTTTTGCCAACCCAGAAGACTGCGCAACCTTTGGCAAAGGAGAGATTGCCAAGAAGTATCTTCGGACAGATGACAGAGTGGAACGTGTACGAAG aTTTATTGAAATTTGA